Proteins co-encoded in one Gouania willdenowi chromosome 1, fGouWil2.1, whole genome shotgun sequence genomic window:
- the LOC114472276 gene encoding eukaryotic translation initiation factor 5B-like, translating into MNCVELMEMEEQGNTSSVQFKEDKKSLSNVEAPTKAKRRRTRKRVKWVKSTVQDQGLSEELAQITDREQGQTKELGQNIDRDQGLANELGQFMDQIQGLFEDLKESKEQRDVLLSDFIENLEESIMNFEELMEMEEQDDVSSVKFKKDKKQLDNLSTEPKENDVQEESLFEELHQAKVQTANVEAPTKAKRRRTRKRVKWVKSTVQDQGLSEELAQITDREQGQTKELGQSMDQNPSLEPKEKKKKKKKKKKERIVF; encoded by the coding sequence ATGAACTGTGTAGAACTGATGGAGATGGAGGAGCAGGGCAATACGTCCTCTGTGCAGTTCAAAGAGGACAAGAAAAGTCTCTCCAATGTAGAAGCTCCAACTAAAGCAAAGCGCAGACGAACACGGAAACGTGTAAAGTGGGTGAAGAGTACAGTCCAGGATCAAGGACTCTCAGAAGAACTGGCTCAGATTACAGACCGGGAACAGGGACAGACCAAAGAACTGGGTCAGAATATAGACCGGGATCAAGGACTGGCCAATGAACTGGGTCAGTTTATGGACCAGATCCAAGGTCTCTTCGAAGATCTCAAAGAGAGTAAGGAACAGCGAGATGTGCTCTTGTCAGATTTTATAGAAAACTTGGAGGAATCCATCATGAACTTTGAAGAACTGATGGAGATGGAGGAGCAGGACGATGTGTCCTCTGTAAAGTTCAAAAAGGACAAGAAGCAGCTGGACAATCTCTCAACAGAACCGAAGGAGAATGATGTCCAGGAAGAAAGTCTCTTTGAAGAACTCCATCAAGCCAAAGTACAAACCGCCAATGTAGAAGCTCCAACTAAAGCAAAGCGCAGACGAACGCGGAAACGTGTAAAGTGGGTGAAGAGTACAGTCCAGGATCAAGGACTCTCAGAAGAACTGGCTCAGATTACAGACCGGGAACAGGGACAGACCAAAGAACTGGGTCAGAGTATGGACCAGAATCCCTCATTAGAAccgaaggagaaaaaaaaaaaaaaaaaaaaaaaaaaaaaagagagaattgTGTTCTGA
- the LOC114472228 gene encoding uncharacterized protein LOC114472228, which produces MNCVELMEMEEQGNTSSVQFKEDKKSLSNVEAPTKAKRRRKRNRAQRVKSTVQDQGRSEELVRITDWEQGQTKGLGQNIDRDQGLANKLGQCMDQNQGLFEDLKKSKEQRDVLLSDFIENLEESTMNCEELMEMEDQDDVSSVKFKKDKKQLDNLSTEPKENDVQEESLFEELHQAKVQTANVEAPTKAKRRRARKRVKWVKSTVQDQGLSEELAQITEREQTKELGQTSLVTSIMMVAAMREGVMVIPKIGIWDHRV; this is translated from the exons ATGAACTGTGTAGAACTGATGGAGATGGAGGAGCAGGGCAATACGTCCTCTGTGCAGTTCAAAGAGGACAAGAAAAGTCTCTCCAATGTAGAAGCTCCAACTAAAGCAAAGCGTAGACGAAAGCGGAATCGGGCACAGAGGGTGAAGAGTACAGTCCAGGATCAAGGACGCTCTGAAGAACTGGTTCGGATTACAGACTGGGAACAGGGACAGACCAAAGGACTGGGTCAGAATATAGACCGGGATCAAGGACTGGCCAATAAACTGGGTCAGTGTATGGACCAGAACCAAGGTCTCTTCGAAGATCTCAAAAAGAGTAAGGAACAGCGAGATGTGCTCTTGTCAGATTTTATAGAAAACTTGGAGGAATCCACCATGAACTGTGAAGAACTGATGGAGATGGAGGACCAGGACGATGTGTCCTCTGTAAAGTTCAAAAAGGACAAGAAGCAGCTGGACAATCTCTCAACAGAACCGAAGGAGAATGATGTCCAGGAAGAAAGTCTCTTTGAAGAACTCCATCAAGCCAAAGTACAAACCGCCAATGTAGAAGCTCCAACTAAAGCAAAGCGCAGACGAGCGCGGAAACGTGTAAAGTGGGTGAAGAGTACAGTCCAGGACCAAGGACTCTCTGAAGAACTGGCTCAGATTACAGAAAGGGAACAGACCAAAGAACTGGGTCAGA ccagtctggtaacaagtataatgatggtggcaGCGATGAGGGAAGGAGTGATGGTCATACCTAAAATTGGTATTTGGGATCATCGTGTCTAA
- the LOC114465961 gene encoding uncharacterized protein LOC114465961: MNCVELMEMEEQGNTSSVQFKEDKKSLSNVEAPTKAKRRRKRNRAQRVKSTVQDQGLSEELVRITDREQGQTKELGQNIDRDQGLANKLGQCMDQNQGLFENLKKSKEQRDVLLSDFIKNLEESTMNCEELMEIEDQDDASSVMVKKDKKQLDNLSTEPKENDVQEESLFEELHQAKVQTANVEAPTKAKRRRKRKRVKWVKSTVQDQGLSEELAQITDREQGQTKELGQNIDRDQGLANELGQFMDQIQGLFEDLKESKEQRDVLLSDFLENLEESIMNFEELMEMEEQDDASSVKFKKDKKQLDNLSTEPKENDRDGGSILQGTSLRLFTFLFLLCLILSLFLFT, encoded by the coding sequence ATGAACTGTGTAGAACTGATGGAGATGGAGGAGCAGGGCAATACGTCCTCTGTGCAGTTCAAAGAGGACAAGAAAAGTCTCTCCAATGTAGAAGCTCCAACTAAAGCAAAGCGTAGACGAAAGCGGAATCGGGCACAGAGGGTGAAGAGTACAGTCCAGGATCAAGGACTCTCTGAAGAACTGGTTCGGATTACAGACCGGGAACAGGGACAGACCAAAGAACTGGGTCAGAATATAGACCGAGATCAAGGACTGGCCAATAAACTGGGTCAGTGTATGGACCAGAACCAAGGTCTCTTCGAAAATCTCAAAAAGAGTAAGGAACAGCGAGATGTGCTCTTGTCAGATTTTATAAAAAACTTGGAGGAATCCACCATGAACTGTGAAGAACTGATGGAGATCGAGGACCAGGATGATGCGTCCTCTGTAATGGTAAAAAAGGACAAGAAGCAGCTGGACAATCTCTCAACAGAACCGAAGGAGAATGATGTCCAGGAAGAAAGTCTCTTTGAAGAACTCCATCAAGCCAAAGTACAAACCGCCAATGTAGAAGCTCCAACTAAAGCAAAGCGCAGACGAAAGCGGAAACGTGTAAAGTGGGTGAAGAGTACAGTCCAGGATCAAGGACTCTCTGAAGAACTGGCTCAGATTACAGACCGGGAACAGGGACAGACCAAAGAACTGGGTCAGAATATAGACCGGGATCAAGGACTGGCCAATGAACTGGGTCAGTTTATGGACCAGATCCAAGGTCTCTTCGAAGATCTCAAAGAGAGTAAGGAACAGCGAGATGTGCTCTTGTCAGATTTTCTAGAAAACTTGGAGGAATCCATCATGAACTTTGAAGAACTGATGGAGATGGAGGAGCAGGACGATGCGTCCTCTGTAAAGTTCAAAAAGGACAAGAAGCAGCTGGACAATCTCTCAACAGAACCGAAGGAGAATGATCGAGACGGAGGTTCGATCCTACAAGGCACTTCACTCCGTCTCTTCACATTTCTTTTCTTACTGTGTCTAATTCTATCTCTGTTTCTATTCACTTAA
- the LOC114465967 gene encoding uncharacterized protein LOC114465967 encodes MNCVELMEMEEQGNTSSVQFKEDKKSLSNVEAPTKAKRRRKRNRAQRVKSTVQDQGRSEELVRITDWEQGQTKGLGQNIDRDQGLANKLGQCMDQNQGLFEDLKKSKEQRDVLLSDFIENLEESTMNCEELMEMEDQDDASSVKFKKDKKQLDNLSTEPKENDVQEESLFEELHQAKVQTANVEAPTKAKRRRARKRVKWVKSTVQDQGLSEELAQITDREQGQTKELGQSMDQNPSLEPKEKKKKKKKKRQRELCSDRDGGSILQGTSFRLFTFLFLMCLILSLFLFT; translated from the coding sequence ATGAACTGTGTAGAACTGATGGAGATGGAGGAGCAGGGCAATACGTCCTCTGTGCAGTTCAAAGAGGACAAGAAAAGTCTCTCCAATGTAGAAGCTCCAACTAAAGCAAAGCGTAGACGAAAGCGGAATCGGGCACAGAGGGTGAAGAGTACAGTCCAGGATCAAGGACGCTCTGAAGAACTGGTTCGGATTACAGACTGGGAACAGGGACAGACCAAAGGACTGGGTCAGAATATAGACCGAGATCAAGGACTGGCCAATAAACTGGGTCAGTGTATGGACCAGAACCAAGGTCTCTTCGAAGATCTCAAAAAGAGTAAGGAACAGCGAGATGTGCTCTTGTCAGATTTTATAGAAAACTTGGAGGAATCCACCATGAACTGTGAAGAACTGATGGAGATGGAGGACCAGGACGATGCGTCCTCTGTAAAGTTCAAAAAGGACAAGAAGCAGCTGGACAATCTCTCAACAGAACCGAAGGAGAATGATGTCCAGGAAGAAAGTCTCTTTGAAGAACTCCATCAAGCCAAAGTACAAACCGCCAATGTAGAAGCTCCAACTAAAGCAAAGCGCAGACGAGCGCGGAAACGTGTAAAGTGGGTGAAGAGTACAGTCCAGGATCAAGGACTCTCTGAAGAACTGGCTCAGATTACAGACCGGGAACAGGGACAGACCAAAGAACTGGGTCAGAGTATGGACCAGAATCCCTCATTAGAAccgaaggagaaaaaaaaaaaaaaaaaaaaaaaaagacagagagaATTGTGTTCTGATCGAGACGGAGGTTCGATCCTACAAGGCACTTCATTCCGTCTCTTCACATTTCTTTTCTTAATGTGTCTAATTCTATCTCTGTTTCTATTCACTTAA